DNA sequence from the Calidithermus timidus DSM 17022 genome:
CTTCGAGCAGCAGATTAAAATCCCCGAGCGACTTGCGGTAGAGCTGGCCCAGGCCACCGCCGAGGGGCAGGCGGTGTGGGAAGAGGCCCGGCCCAAAAATGACTGGGAGGGGTTCAAGCCCATTTTGAAGCGCATCTTCGCGCTTACCCGCGAGGTGGCCGATGCCCTGGGCTACGAAAAGGAGCGCTACGACGCCCTGCTCGACCAGTACGAGCCGGGGGCTACTGCGGCCCAGCTCGAGCCCGTGTTCAAGCGCTTGCGCGAGGCCACGGTCGATCTGCTGCGCCGCCTGGAGCAGGCTCCGCGCAAGCCCGATGCCTCCATCCTCCACCGCCATTTTCCCCGCACAGCTCAGGAAGCTTTCGCCAAGGAGGTCATCGCCAGGCTAGGTTTCGATCTCGAGGCCGGTCGGCTCGATCCGGTAGCCCACCCCTTCATGATGGGCATCGGCCCCGGTGACGTGCGCCTGACCACGCGCTACTTCGAGGACTACTTCAACCCGGCCTTCTTCGGCACCATCCACGAGATGGGGCACGGCCTCTATGGCCAGGGCCTGCTGGCCGAACACTACGGTACGCCCATGGGCAGCGAAATCTCGCTGGGTATCCACGAGTCGCAAAGCCGCACTTGGGAGAACCTGGTGGGCCGCAGTCTGGGGTTCTGGCGCTGCTTCTGGCCCCTGGCTCAGCAGCACTTTGAGGCTTTGCGCGATGTGCGGCTGGAGGACTTCCACTTCGCCATCAACCAGGTTCAGCCCAGTCTGATCCGCGTCGAGGCCGATGAGGTGACCTACAACCTGCACATCATGATCCGCTTCGAGCTCGAGTTGGCCCTGCTGCGTGGCGAACTCTCGCTGGACGACGCCCCCGAAGCTTGGGATCAGAAGTACCGCGAGTACCTGGGCATCAGTTCGCCCACCCTGGCCGACGGGGTGATGCAGGACGTGCACTGGTCGGCGGGCCTGATCGGCTACTTCCCCACCTACAGCCTGGGTAACCTCTACGCCGCTCAGTTCTTCCAGCAGGCCGAGAAGGAACTCGGGGCGCTCGAGCCCCAGTTCGGGCGGGGCGACTTCGCCCCCTTCTTGGAGTGGACCCGCCGCAAGATCCACCACCAGGGCAGTCGCTACTGGCCGCGCGAGCTGCTAAAGAACGTGACCGGCGAAGACCTAAACCCCGAGTACCTCATCCGTTACCTCCACGGCAAGTTCAGAAGCCTGTACGGGGTTTGACGTCCGACCTTCGGCCAAATATTGTGGCTGCCGTGGAAGCCATTGTGCTGGCAGGGGGACGCCCCGACGATCCGCTGGCGAAGCGTTTTGACGTACCCAGCAAGTGTTTCGTGCCCTTTGGGGGGCGTCCGCTGGTCGAGCGCGTGTTAGAGGCCCTGGCGGCTTCCGGCCTCACCACGTTGGTGGTGGGGCCAGAGCAGCCCCTCGAGCCCGCCCCCAGGCTCCAACTGCCCGACCGGGGAGGCATGCTGGAGAACCTCGAGGCCGCGCTCGAGGTTGCGCACTCGGACAAGGTCCTGGTCGCTTCGGGCGACATGCCCTTCCTGAGCGCCGAGGCCATCCGCTACATCCTGGGGCAGGCTCCCAAGGCCGGGCTGGTCTATTGTGTGGTGCGCAAGGAGGAGATCGAGCGCTCCTTCCCTGGCATGCGCCGCACTTACGCCCGGCTCAAAGAGGGCAGCTTCACCGGCGGCAACGTGATCCTGCTCGACAAGCAGCTCTTCAGCTCGGCGCTGGGGCTGGCCCGCAAGGTGGTGGCTTTGCGCAAAAATCCCCTTGCCTTGGCCCAGATGGTCGGTTGGGGTGTGCTCTTCAAACTGCTGCTGGGCCGACTCAGTATCCCGGAACTCGAGGCCAGGGTCTCGCGCTTGTTGGGCATGCCTGCACGGGCTCTGGTGGTGCCCTTTGCCGGGGTGGGTGTGGACATCGACAAGGAAGAGGACCTGGTGTGGCTGGAGCGGGGCGCAGTGCAAAGGGGTCAGGGCCTGTAGGGGTGTGGGCCGGGGCCGCTCGGGGTATTCTAGGGAAGACGACATGCGAACGGTTCGAGAGCTACGCCTTGCTGGTTTGATCGCCTACCTCGCCGCCCTCATCGCCGGAATTCTGGCTTCCGGTTTGGTTCACCTGGCCTTCGGACGAAGGGGGGCCTTCGGCTGGGATGGCCTGAACTTCTTCGGCCTGCTCGAGGGCCTCTGTTTCTTGCTGGTCTTCACCATCTCGCTGT
Encoded proteins:
- a CDS encoding carboxypeptidase M32 codes for the protein MTAREAYEWLQSHSKESAYLGAFGALANWDQATYTPRKGHPHRARMQGTLAKLLHQRATDPRIGEMLAVVEGSELVADPSSVEAVNVREWRRSFEQQIKIPERLAVELAQATAEGQAVWEEARPKNDWEGFKPILKRIFALTREVADALGYEKERYDALLDQYEPGATAAQLEPVFKRLREATVDLLRRLEQAPRKPDASILHRHFPRTAQEAFAKEVIARLGFDLEAGRLDPVAHPFMMGIGPGDVRLTTRYFEDYFNPAFFGTIHEMGHGLYGQGLLAEHYGTPMGSEISLGIHESQSRTWENLVGRSLGFWRCFWPLAQQHFEALRDVRLEDFHFAINQVQPSLIRVEADEVTYNLHIMIRFELELALLRGELSLDDAPEAWDQKYREYLGISSPTLADGVMQDVHWSAGLIGYFPTYSLGNLYAAQFFQQAEKELGALEPQFGRGDFAPFLEWTRRKIHHQGSRYWPRELLKNVTGEDLNPEYLIRYLHGKFRSLYGV
- the mobA gene encoding molybdenum cofactor guanylyltransferase — translated: MEAIVLAGGRPDDPLAKRFDVPSKCFVPFGGRPLVERVLEALAASGLTTLVVGPEQPLEPAPRLQLPDRGGMLENLEAALEVAHSDKVLVASGDMPFLSAEAIRYILGQAPKAGLVYCVVRKEEIERSFPGMRRTYARLKEGSFTGGNVILLDKQLFSSALGLARKVVALRKNPLALAQMVGWGVLFKLLLGRLSIPELEARVSRLLGMPARALVVPFAGVGVDIDKEEDLVWLERGAVQRGQGL